One window of the Camelus ferus isolate YT-003-E chromosome 12, BCGSAC_Cfer_1.0, whole genome shotgun sequence genome contains the following:
- the LETMD1 gene encoding LETM1 domain-containing protein 1 isoform X5, translating into MALSRVCWARTALWGSAVLPGPYAARRLQFVRSGLAWGAPRSSKLHLSPKADVKNLISYVVTKTKVINGKYHRFLGRHFPRFYVLYTIFMKVPSRRHQVSFPRYYFHSTLCQLPGLLANMQHGTHPAVHDILALRECFSNHPLGMNQLHALQMKALSRAMLLTPHLPPVVLRHRLKTHTTVIHQLDKALAKLGIGQLTAQEVKSACYLRGLNSTHIAEERCRTWLGEWLQISCSLKEAELSLLLHNVVLLSTNYIGTSR; encoded by the exons ATGGCGCTCTCCAGAGTGTGCTGGGCTCGGACTGCTTTGTGGGGTTCGGCCGTGCTCCCTGGACCTTATGCCGCTCGGAGGCTGCAATTTGTCCgctctggcctggcctggggggccCCTCG GTCTTCAAAGCTTCACCTTTCTCCAAAGGCAGATGTGAAGAACTTGATCTCTTACGTGGTGACCAAGACAAAAGTGATTAATGGGAAATACCATCGTTTCTTGGGTCGTCATTTCCCCCGCTTCTATGTCCTGTATACAATCTTCATGAAAG TTCCGTCGAGACGTCACCAAGTGTCTTTTCCTAGGTATTATTTCCATTCCACCCTTTGCCAACTACCTGGTCTTCTTGCTAAT ATGCAACATGGTACCCACCCAGCAGTACATGATATCCTGGCTCTGAGAGAGTGTTTCTCTAACCATCCTCTGGGCATGAATCAACTCCATGCTTTGCAGATG AAAGCCTTGAGTCGAGCCATGCTTCTCACACCCCATCTGCCTCCTGTCGTGTTGAGACACCGTTTAAAGACTCATACCACTGTGATTCACCAACTGGACAAAGCTTTGGCAAAGCTGGGGATTGGCCAGCTGACTGCTCAGGAGGTGAAGTCG GCTTGTTACCTTCGTGGCCTGAATTCTACCCATATTGCTGAAGAGAGGTGTCGAACTTGGCTGGGAGAATGGCTGCAGATTTCCTGCAGCCTGAAAG AAGCTGAGCTGTCCCTCTTGCTACACAACGTGGTCCTGCTTTCCACCAACTACATTGGGACAAGTCGCTGA
- the LETMD1 gene encoding LETM1 domain-containing protein 1 isoform X1, whose translation MALSRVCWARTALWGSAVLPGPYAARRLQFVRSGLAWGAPRSSKLHLSPKADVKNLISYVVTKTKVINGKYHRFLGRHFPRFYVLYTIFMKGLQMLWADARKARRIKTNMWKHNIKFHQLSYREMEHLRQFRRDVTKCLFLGIISIPPFANYLVFLLMYLFPRQLLIRHFWTPKQQIDFLDIYHALRKQSYPEILCYLERVAPLISDAGLRWHMTELCTKMQHGTHPAVHDILALRECFSNHPLGMNQLHALQMKALSRAMLLTPHLPPVVLRHRLKTHTTVIHQLDKALAKLGIGQLTAQEVKSACYLRGLNSTHIAEERCRTWLGEWLQISCSLKEAELSLLLHNVVLLSTNYIGTSR comes from the exons ATGGCGCTCTCCAGAGTGTGCTGGGCTCGGACTGCTTTGTGGGGTTCGGCCGTGCTCCCTGGACCTTATGCCGCTCGGAGGCTGCAATTTGTCCgctctggcctggcctggggggccCCTCG GTCTTCAAAGCTTCACCTTTCTCCAAAGGCAGATGTGAAGAACTTGATCTCTTACGTGGTGACCAAGACAAAAGTGATTAATGGGAAATACCATCGTTTCTTGGGTCGTCATTTCCCCCGCTTCTATGTCCTGTATACAATCTTCATGAAAG GATTGCAGATGTTATGGGCTGATGCCAGAAAGGCTAGAAGGATAAAGACAAATATGTGGAAGCACAATATAAAGTTTCATCAACTTTCATACCGGGAGATGGAGCATTTGCGACAG TTCCGTCGAGACGTCACCAAGTGTCTTTTCCTAGGTATTATTTCCATTCCACCCTTTGCCAACTACCTGGTCTTCTTGCTAAT gTACCTGTTTCCTAGGCAACTGCTGATCCGACATTTCTGGACCCCAAAGCAACAAATTGATTTCTTAGATATCTATCATGCTCTCCGGAAGCAGTCCTACCCAGAAATCCTTTGTTATTTAGAAAGGGTTGCCCCTCTCATTTCTGATGCAGGACTCCGGTGGCATATGACAGAGCTGTGCACCAAG ATGCAACATGGTACCCACCCAGCAGTACATGATATCCTGGCTCTGAGAGAGTGTTTCTCTAACCATCCTCTGGGCATGAATCAACTCCATGCTTTGCAGATG AAAGCCTTGAGTCGAGCCATGCTTCTCACACCCCATCTGCCTCCTGTCGTGTTGAGACACCGTTTAAAGACTCATACCACTGTGATTCACCAACTGGACAAAGCTTTGGCAAAGCTGGGGATTGGCCAGCTGACTGCTCAGGAGGTGAAGTCG GCTTGTTACCTTCGTGGCCTGAATTCTACCCATATTGCTGAAGAGAGGTGTCGAACTTGGCTGGGAGAATGGCTGCAGATTTCCTGCAGCCTGAAAG AAGCTGAGCTGTCCCTCTTGCTACACAACGTGGTCCTGCTTTCCACCAACTACATTGGGACAAGTCGCTGA
- the LETMD1 gene encoding LETM1 domain-containing protein 1 isoform X2, which yields MALSRVCWARTALWGSAVLPGPYAARRLQFVRSGLAWGAPRSSKLHLSPKADVKNLISYVVTKTKVINGKYHRFLGRHFPRFYVLYTIFMKGLQMLWADARKARRIKTNMWKHNIKFHQLSYREMEHLRQFRRDVTKCLFLGIISIPPFANYLVFLLMYLFPRQLLIRHFWTPKQQIDFLDIYHALRKQSYPEILCYLERVAPLISDAGLRWHMTELCTKKALSRAMLLTPHLPPVVLRHRLKTHTTVIHQLDKALAKLGIGQLTAQEVKSACYLRGLNSTHIAEERCRTWLGEWLQISCSLKEAELSLLLHNVVLLSTNYIGTSR from the exons ATGGCGCTCTCCAGAGTGTGCTGGGCTCGGACTGCTTTGTGGGGTTCGGCCGTGCTCCCTGGACCTTATGCCGCTCGGAGGCTGCAATTTGTCCgctctggcctggcctggggggccCCTCG GTCTTCAAAGCTTCACCTTTCTCCAAAGGCAGATGTGAAGAACTTGATCTCTTACGTGGTGACCAAGACAAAAGTGATTAATGGGAAATACCATCGTTTCTTGGGTCGTCATTTCCCCCGCTTCTATGTCCTGTATACAATCTTCATGAAAG GATTGCAGATGTTATGGGCTGATGCCAGAAAGGCTAGAAGGATAAAGACAAATATGTGGAAGCACAATATAAAGTTTCATCAACTTTCATACCGGGAGATGGAGCATTTGCGACAG TTCCGTCGAGACGTCACCAAGTGTCTTTTCCTAGGTATTATTTCCATTCCACCCTTTGCCAACTACCTGGTCTTCTTGCTAAT gTACCTGTTTCCTAGGCAACTGCTGATCCGACATTTCTGGACCCCAAAGCAACAAATTGATTTCTTAGATATCTATCATGCTCTCCGGAAGCAGTCCTACCCAGAAATCCTTTGTTATTTAGAAAGGGTTGCCCCTCTCATTTCTGATGCAGGACTCCGGTGGCATATGACAGAGCTGTGCACCAAG AAAGCCTTGAGTCGAGCCATGCTTCTCACACCCCATCTGCCTCCTGTCGTGTTGAGACACCGTTTAAAGACTCATACCACTGTGATTCACCAACTGGACAAAGCTTTGGCAAAGCTGGGGATTGGCCAGCTGACTGCTCAGGAGGTGAAGTCG GCTTGTTACCTTCGTGGCCTGAATTCTACCCATATTGCTGAAGAGAGGTGTCGAACTTGGCTGGGAGAATGGCTGCAGATTTCCTGCAGCCTGAAAG AAGCTGAGCTGTCCCTCTTGCTACACAACGTGGTCCTGCTTTCCACCAACTACATTGGGACAAGTCGCTGA
- the LETMD1 gene encoding LETM1 domain-containing protein 1 isoform X3, translating into MKGLQMLWADARKARRIKTNMWKHNIKFHQLSYREMEHLRQFRRDVTKCLFLGIISIPPFANYLVFLLMYLFPRQLLIRHFWTPKQQIDFLDIYHALRKQSYPEILCYLERVAPLISDAGLRWHMTELCTKMQHGTHPAVHDILALRECFSNHPLGMNQLHALQMKALSRAMLLTPHLPPVVLRHRLKTHTTVIHQLDKALAKLGIGQLTAQEVKSACYLRGLNSTHIAEERCRTWLGEWLQISCSLKEAELSLLLHNVVLLSTNYIGTSR; encoded by the exons ATGAAAG GATTGCAGATGTTATGGGCTGATGCCAGAAAGGCTAGAAGGATAAAGACAAATATGTGGAAGCACAATATAAAGTTTCATCAACTTTCATACCGGGAGATGGAGCATTTGCGACAG TTCCGTCGAGACGTCACCAAGTGTCTTTTCCTAGGTATTATTTCCATTCCACCCTTTGCCAACTACCTGGTCTTCTTGCTAAT gTACCTGTTTCCTAGGCAACTGCTGATCCGACATTTCTGGACCCCAAAGCAACAAATTGATTTCTTAGATATCTATCATGCTCTCCGGAAGCAGTCCTACCCAGAAATCCTTTGTTATTTAGAAAGGGTTGCCCCTCTCATTTCTGATGCAGGACTCCGGTGGCATATGACAGAGCTGTGCACCAAG ATGCAACATGGTACCCACCCAGCAGTACATGATATCCTGGCTCTGAGAGAGTGTTTCTCTAACCATCCTCTGGGCATGAATCAACTCCATGCTTTGCAGATG AAAGCCTTGAGTCGAGCCATGCTTCTCACACCCCATCTGCCTCCTGTCGTGTTGAGACACCGTTTAAAGACTCATACCACTGTGATTCACCAACTGGACAAAGCTTTGGCAAAGCTGGGGATTGGCCAGCTGACTGCTCAGGAGGTGAAGTCG GCTTGTTACCTTCGTGGCCTGAATTCTACCCATATTGCTGAAGAGAGGTGTCGAACTTGGCTGGGAGAATGGCTGCAGATTTCCTGCAGCCTGAAAG AAGCTGAGCTGTCCCTCTTGCTACACAACGTGGTCCTGCTTTCCACCAACTACATTGGGACAAGTCGCTGA
- the LETMD1 gene encoding LETM1 domain-containing protein 1 isoform X4, which translates to MYLFPRQLLIRHFWTPKQQIDFLDIYHALRKQSYPEILCYLERVAPLISDAGLRWHMTELCTKMQHGTHPAVHDILALRECFSNHPLGMNQLHALQMKALSRAMLLTPHLPPVVLRHRLKTHTTVIHQLDKALAKLGIGQLTAQEVKSACYLRGLNSTHIAEERCRTWLGEWLQISCSLKEAELSLLLHNVVLLSTNYIGTSR; encoded by the exons AT gTACCTGTTTCCTAGGCAACTGCTGATCCGACATTTCTGGACCCCAAAGCAACAAATTGATTTCTTAGATATCTATCATGCTCTCCGGAAGCAGTCCTACCCAGAAATCCTTTGTTATTTAGAAAGGGTTGCCCCTCTCATTTCTGATGCAGGACTCCGGTGGCATATGACAGAGCTGTGCACCAAG ATGCAACATGGTACCCACCCAGCAGTACATGATATCCTGGCTCTGAGAGAGTGTTTCTCTAACCATCCTCTGGGCATGAATCAACTCCATGCTTTGCAGATG AAAGCCTTGAGTCGAGCCATGCTTCTCACACCCCATCTGCCTCCTGTCGTGTTGAGACACCGTTTAAAGACTCATACCACTGTGATTCACCAACTGGACAAAGCTTTGGCAAAGCTGGGGATTGGCCAGCTGACTGCTCAGGAGGTGAAGTCG GCTTGTTACCTTCGTGGCCTGAATTCTACCCATATTGCTGAAGAGAGGTGTCGAACTTGGCTGGGAGAATGGCTGCAGATTTCCTGCAGCCTGAAAG AAGCTGAGCTGTCCCTCTTGCTACACAACGTGGTCCTGCTTTCCACCAACTACATTGGGACAAGTCGCTGA
- the CSRNP2 gene encoding cysteine/serine-rich nuclear protein 2, translated as MDAFTGSGLKRKFDDVDVGSSVSNSDDEISSSDSADSCDSLNPPTTASFTPTSILKRQKQLRRKNVRFDQVTVYYFARRQGFTSVPSQGGSSLGMAQRHNSVRSYTLCEFAQEQEVNHREILREHLKEEKLHAKKMKLTKNGTVESVEADGLTLDDVSDEDIDVENVEVDDYFFLQPLPTKRRRALLRASGVHRIDAEEKQELRAIRLSREECGCDCRLYCDPEACACSQAGIKCQVDRMSFPCGCSRDGCGNMAGRIEFNPIRVRTHYLHTIMKLELESKRQVSHPPAPDEEPSPTASCSLAAAQGSETQDFQEFIAENETAVMHLQSAEELERLKAEEDSSGSSASLDSSIESLGVCILEEPLAVPEELCPGLTAPILIQAQLPPGSSVLCFAENSDHPAASAVNNASYLNSGPLVYYQVEQRPVLGVKGEPDTEEVPSSFPKEKDLNVFSLPVTSLVACSPTDPAALCKSEVGKTSTLEALVPEDCNPEEPGNEDFRPSWSPSSLPFRTDNEEGCVVEKTAQRSEDRPPEEPSPELPLAV; from the exons ATGGATGCATTCACGGGCTCGGGTCTCAAGAGGAAGTTTGATGATGTGGATGTGGGCTCATCAGTTTCCAACTCAGATGATGAGATCTCCAGCAGTGACAGTGCAGACAGCTGCGACAGCCTCAATCCTCCTACAACTGCCAGCTTCACAC CCACATCCATCCTGAAGCGGCAGAAGCAGCTGCGGAGGAAGAATGTGCGCTTTGACCAGGTGACTGTGTACTACTTTGCCCGGCGCCAGGGATTCACCAGTGTGCCCAGCCAGGGCGGCAGCTCTCTGGGCATGGCCCAGCGCCACAACTCTGTTCGCAGCTATACTCTCTGTGAGTTTGCTCAAGAGCAGGAGGTGAACCATCGGGAGATTCTCCGTGAACACCTGAAGGAGGAGAAACTCCATGCCAAGAAGATGAAG CTGACCAAGAATGGGACAGTGGAGTCGGTGGAGGCCGACGGCCTGACACTGGATGATGTTTCAGATGAAGATATTGATGTGGAAAATGTGGAGGTGGATGATTACTtcttcctgcagcccctgcccaccaAACGGCGACGGGCCCTGCTGAGAGCTTCTGGGGTCCACCGCATTGATGCTGAAGAGAAGCAAGAACTTCGAGCCATCCGCCTGTCACGGGAAGAGTGTGGTTGTGACTGTCGACTGTACTGTGACCCGGAAGCGTGTGCCTGTAGCCAGGCTGGGATTAAATGCCAG GTGGATCGCATGTCCTTCCCATGTGGCTGCTCCCGGGATGGCTGTGGGAACATGGCTGGACGCATTGAATTCAATCCAATTCGGGTCCGGACTCATTACCTCCACACCATCATGAAGCTGGAGCTGGAGAGCAAGCGGCAGGTGAGCCACCCACCAGCGCCGGACGAGGAGCCCTCCCCCACTGCCAGCTGCAGCCTGGCCGCAGCCCAGGGCTCGGAGACACAGGACTTCCAGGAGTTCATTGCTGAGAATGAGACGGCAGTGATGCACCTGCAGAGCGCGGAGGAACTGGAGCGGCTCAAGGCGGAGGAGGACTCCAGCGGCTCCAGTGCCAGCCTGGACTCCAGCATAGAGAGCCTGGGCGTGTGCATCCTGGAGGAGCCCCTGGCTGTCCCCGAAGAGCTGTGCCCAGGCCTCACGGCCCCCATTCTCATCCAGGCTCAGCTGCCCCCAGGCTCCTCCGTGCTGTGTTTTGCCGAGAACTCAGACCACCCAGCCGCCTCCGCAGTGAACAACGCATCCTACTTGAACAGTGGGCCCCTAGTCTATTACCAGGTGGAGCAGAGGCCAGTCCTGGGGGTGAAAGGAGAGCCTGATACAGAAGAagtcccatcctctttccccaagGAGAAGGATCTGaatgtcttctctctccctgttaCCTCACTGGTGGCTTGTAGCCCAACAGACCCGGCTGCCCTCTGTAAATCAGAGGTGGGGAAAACATCCACTCTAGAAGCACTAGTGCCCGAAGATTGTAACCCCGAGGAGCCTGGGAATGAAGACTTCCGTCCCTCCTGgtccccctccagcctccccttccGCACGGACAATGAAGAGGGCTGTGTGGTGGAGAAGACCGCACAGCGGAGTGAGGACCGGCCCCCCGAAGAGCCTTCCCCAGAGCTCCCTCTGGCAGTGTGA